In Planctomycetota bacterium, one genomic interval encodes:
- a CDS encoding response regulator, translating to MKTVLVIDDEKDLIKLVDHHLSKEGYLVIGAKNGIEGLDIALKHKPDLILLDIMMPKLDGLEVCKRLKAAAETARIPVVMLTAKAQETDKVIGLELGADDYITKPFSPREMVARVKAVLRRSEPAKLKETLKIDDISIDYKGRAVEVKNKRVDLTNTEFNLLWYLVNHRGQVISRDDLITAGRGDEAMVIDRTIDVHIASLRKKLGKSGSAIETVRGVGYKLSV from the coding sequence ATGAAAACCGTTCTGGTCATAGACGACGAGAAAGACCTGATAAAACTGGTCGACCACCACCTGTCCAAGGAGGGCTATCTGGTCATCGGCGCCAAGAACGGCATTGAAGGCCTGGACATCGCCCTGAAACACAAGCCGGACCTGATTCTGCTGGATATCATGATGCCCAAGCTGGACGGCCTGGAGGTCTGCAAGCGCCTGAAAGCCGCGGCCGAAACGGCCCGTATCCCGGTGGTCATGCTGACGGCCAAGGCCCAGGAGACCGACAAGGTCATCGGCCTGGAACTGGGCGCGGATGATTATATCACCAAGCCCTTCAGCCCGCGCGAGATGGTGGCCCGGGTCAAGGCCGTCCTGCGCCGGTCCGAACCGGCCAAACTCAAAGAAACGCTTAAAATAGATGATATCTCCATTGATTATAAAGGCCGGGCGGTTGAGGTTAAGAATAAGCGAGTGGATTTGACCAATACCGAATTCAACCTGCTCTGGTATCTGGTTAACCATCGGGGCCAGGTCATCTCCCGGGACGACCTGATTACGGCCGGCCGGGGCGACGAGGCCATGGTCATTGACCGGACCATTGACGTCCATATCGCATCGCTCAGAAAGAAACTCGGCAAGTCCGGCTCGGCCATCGAGACCGTCCGGGGCGTGGGCTATAAATTATCCGTATAA
- a CDS encoding DUF47 domain-containing protein — protein sequence MFSSLINKDKVFFEMLEKSAANVALGARALADLLDSFPADMEAKVKAIKDIEHQGDMLTHQTIEMINKTFVTPIDREDIHNLGTKLDDIIDLIDGAASRLALYKIDAVTPEAKSFAQLLIRATDIIVPAIACLRKLSNSKEVITHCVEINTIENEGDKLMHQAMINLFAANDAIKIIKWKEIYQILESATDRCEDVANVIEGIVLKYS from the coding sequence ATGTTTAGTTCGCTGATAAACAAAGACAAGGTGTTCTTCGAAATGCTGGAGAAATCGGCCGCCAACGTGGCGCTGGGCGCCCGGGCCCTGGCTGACCTGCTGGATTCATTCCCGGCTGATATGGAAGCCAAGGTCAAGGCCATCAAGGATATCGAGCATCAGGGCGATATGCTCACCCACCAGACCATTGAAATGATTAACAAAACCTTTGTTACCCCAATTGACCGCGAGGATATCCACAATCTGGGCACCAAACTGGACGACATCATCGACCTGATAGACGGCGCGGCCAGCCGCCTGGCCCTTTATAAGATAGACGCTGTCACGCCCGAAGCCAAGTCATTCGCCCAACTGCTGATTCGGGCCACCGATATTATCGTCCCGGCCATAGCCTGCCTGAGAAAGCTGAGTAACAGCAAAGAGGTGATTACCCATTGCGTGGAAATCAATACCATTGAAAATGAAGGCGATAAATTGATGCATCAGGCCATGATTAATCTCTTTGCCGCCAATGACGCAATTAAAATAATCAAATGGAAGGAAATTTACCAGATTCTGGAATCAGCCACAGACCGCTGTGAAGACGTGGCTAATGTCATAGAAGGGATTGTGTTAAAATATTCGTAG
- a CDS encoding inorganic phosphate transporter: protein MPEISTGLVLVLLLILWAEFVNGWTDAPNAMATVVSTRVMSPAQALLMTVVLNMAGVLLTGTAVALTIGKGIVDPSIINLTTIGAAMLGIIIFSTGAWYFGLPTSESHALVAGLAGAALAKAGPAVLLWVGWKKVLIGLAFSTFLGFFGGLIIMLLIYLIFNRLQRSTGVKIFGRAQILSSAFMAFSHGSNDGQKFIGVFALALALGGVIPMEVFKSQGFHVPIWIFIICSLIMATGTAFGGWKIMKTMGFKLTKLEPVNGFAAETGAAGTIMIASFLGIPLSTTHTINTAIMGVGATRRLSAVRWGVSGRMVLAWILTFPCCGLIAYLTTKIVMLFS from the coding sequence ATGCCTGAAATATCAACCGGATTGGTTCTGGTTCTGCTCCTGATTCTCTGGGCCGAGTTTGTCAACGGCTGGACCGACGCGCCCAATGCCATGGCCACCGTGGTCTCGACCCGGGTTATGTCACCGGCCCAGGCATTACTTATGACCGTGGTGCTCAATATGGCCGGGGTCTTGCTGACCGGCACGGCCGTGGCCTTGACCATCGGCAAGGGCATTGTTGACCCCTCAATCATCAACCTGACCACCATCGGAGCGGCCATGCTGGGCATCATCATATTCTCCACCGGCGCCTGGTATTTCGGACTGCCGACCAGCGAATCGCACGCCCTGGTGGCCGGTCTGGCCGGCGCCGCATTAGCCAAGGCCGGACCGGCCGTTCTGCTCTGGGTCGGCTGGAAAAAGGTCCTGATCGGGCTGGCCTTTTCCACCTTCCTGGGCTTTTTCGGCGGACTTATCATCATGCTCCTGATTTATCTGATATTTAACCGGCTGCAGCGCTCCACCGGCGTAAAGATATTCGGCCGGGCCCAGATTCTATCCTCGGCCTTCATGGCCTTCAGCCACGGCAGCAACGACGGCCAGAAATTCATCGGCGTCTTCGCCCTGGCCCTGGCCCTGGGCGGCGTCATTCCCATGGAGGTATTCAAGAGCCAGGGATTCCACGTGCCCATCTGGATTTTTATCATCTGCTCTCTTATAATGGCCACCGGCACGGCCTTTGGCGGCTGGAAAATCATGAAGACCATGGGCTTTAAGCTGACCAAACTGGAACCGGTCAACGGATTCGCGGCCGAGACCGGCGCGGCCGGCACTATCATGATTGCCTCTTTTCTGGGCATCCCGCTGTCCACCACCCACACCATAAACACGGCCATCATGGGCGTGGGCGCCACCCGGCGCCTGTCCGCCGTGCGCTGGGGCGTCTCCGGCCGGATGGTCCTGGCCTGGATTCTGACCTTCCCCTGCTGCGGCCTGATTGCCTATCTGACCACGAAAATCGTCATGCTCTTCTCGTAA